TCTGTAGAGGAAGCAGGTCTGCTGGCAGAGGCACAGGGCTTTGGCCAACTGGCAACACTCTATGTTGAAGGCCTTTGGTAGCAAAAATGGCTTCCTTCCAGTTGGCCCCATTTCCAGTTCTGGGGGTGGAACTCAATGTCAAAGTGGGACGTGTCACAGGGGAGGTACCTGGAGCAAAGGCAGGAAATGGGGATGAAGGCCAGAGGGAATCTAAAATGGCCGTCTCTCTAACAGGACCATTGCCATCTTGTGATTTATAGGAAGGGGGATTAGGATCAGGGGATGAAGGAATGTGGGTGAGGGAATATCTCAGGGCAGCATGGCCACTACCACCCTGAGAAGAGGACAGAAAAGGAGGGGAGATGGCAGATGGCAGATGGCAGATGGCTTGTCTGTGCCGAAAAcagacatctcccatcctgttctcaGGGAACATGGGTTCAGGAACCTGGGGGGAGGATTGAATAAACCAGGACAATGGGTTGGAACCATGAACTCATTACATGATCCCATAAATTGAatgaaacaacagcaaaaacttCCCAACTTTTAAAACCCCTTGTGTTTGTAAAATATAAAGCTTTTTCCCAACAGCATCCCAAAATGGTAACTGATAGATAGAATCAACAGAGATATCAGGAAGCTTCTCAAATAACCATGAACAATACTTTTTAAACTCCCCTCAGAAAATGAACTCCCCTCTAAATTTAAAACTCTCCAAAACTTAACAAAAACATCCTTTGCAGCTTGGGACTGATTATTTCCCATAGCTCCCCCCAATAGAAGAGAGAATCCCCACTcacaggaacagaaaatcaAAAGCCCAAACCCCTTGGAGCACTCTGCCACTCAGTCACTCACTCTCAGTCTCACAGGCACAATCTTCAGCCAAAGTGGGGCCTGTGGGGCTGTCAGCAAAGCTGGTCCCACAGATGTTGAGGGGATTGTTGACTTCTTCAGTGAGATTCAATAAAACTCAAGTCTCATTTCAGCGTTGTGGTTGACCTGAAGGGGTACAGCTTCCAGTGACATCTGGCTGGTAGGATCACTGCTGGAGACGCTACCGGGGACCTTAACAAATCATGTCCCTGTTTGGGTGCCATGTGTAGCATCATTGCTCTGCTGAGGCCCTTGTAGCATCCAGCACTCATGAGCCCAAAGCTACCTTAGAAAGCTGACAGAACAGGCAGGATGTGTTTTCATATGATCTCCTGCAAACTGGGTTTATTGGTACAGGAACAGGGTACACAGCTGAACAGGCCCGAGGCATGAAGACAGGGTGTAGGCTGAGAGCACAGGGTCTTACATGGGGTAGTGAGGGTGGAGCTGAGGGTCAGGGTCCAATGGatatgggggaaaatggtgCAGAGGAGGGGTCAGAGATCAGGTCAGCCAATAAGGAAACAAGTGTGGAGGAATGCAGCGAACTAGGGCCAgtggagggacagagggagaacATTCTAGGGCTAAACAAACGTGGGCAATAGGAGTTGAACTAGGATAATTAGGCCAATGGGCCAATGGGGTAACATAAGGAGACATGAATCATGTGCCTGCAAAGATCAATGGGAGAAGAAAGCGTCTCACCCTAACCTGAAAGCCTATTCCTCTTATCTGGAACCAGTCCTCCATGTCTAGGGGATTGAGACTCTGatggcagggctctgggcctccacacatcctcacagctggcccagggcaggtctggagtggtcttggtggcagcttgggcttgGCACATATGTGAGGAGGGTGTCTGTATTCAACAGGGAGCTTAGGAGTTTTAGattactaaaataaaagaagaaaaaccccacTTTGGCTGAGTGCAGCAAGTTCTCCAAGATAAGGTGACcccaggtgagtgaggagagacAGGATGGGGTTCAGAAATGTGGAGCAAGGCTCTCCACACTGAGTCAGATCTCCAGACACAGCTTCTCAGAGCAGGCCAGACCTCCTTAGGAAAGCCCCTGGGTCTATCAGTCACAGAATGCTGCTATCATTTCTTCTCTAAAGAGAACCATACACCCTTAAAACAGGAATATGGATTTATTGGAAgctatttgaaatatttctctgtaaCAATAGAAAAAGAACTTCCTAGTGAACTGCACTACAGTAGAGGGAAATCAAAGTAAAACCATGGTTTGTCAGCATGTATGTACTTGATCATAATGAGCCCCATGGTGCATTTGGACCTGAGCCCTGAAACCTCAGGGCctgagaggagattgcacaaacctttccaggagtGAAAGACggacaaaaaacccaaagtgtCTTGAGGCATGAATGTGTCTCTCTGAGGTCCATccccaacacaggctcctcatgactccttggaggagagtattggaggccaggatggcatgAAATCCTCTCAGAGACTCAATgtagaaaggaaaatccaaagtacctcaaaaaccttgagtatctcaaagtattaatgagcACTACTgggtgtcagtacaaagctctcaagggactcGTTAAAGCAGAAAACTGGGGCCATGATTGTACAAAGCTCTCACAGAGcctgtatcaaaagggaaataCCAAATACCTTGAAAAAACTGAAGTACCCtgaagtattaatgagccccaatgagtgttgttactgacaaagcctctccagggactaattacagcgGATAgttggaggccatgattgcacaaacctcccAGAGACTCCAAGTTAAAAGCCAAatcaaagtcctttgaaaaacctgcacagAGGCTCCCGGtacagaggcagctcctggcaagggcagcgctgcagagagacagctctggccaggagcagctcctgtgcacagcccagcagggcggaggcactgcctgcagccaccccgggcacagcacaggggcacacaggggttaaactcagcctgggctgggagcacagagcagagctcactcaGGGCTCACTAGAGCAGAAATCAGCCCAGGTTTGAAACAGTcattccctggctgtgggaagagaagctgctgttcctgcaggaatctcctggagctggcacatccCACAGCTTTTAGGACCTTTCAGGAGGGctctcagggctgctccagggcagggctgtggccccagggcagggctggctttccctgctgccccagcccaggcacagcccaaggcagctcctgttgccaggctctgctgcagggctgagcagccggggctgcagccaggggtgcccagggctgtcctgcagagcagggtcctgcagcccagggcgctgtgctggggcagggactctgctgcctgccagggacagctctcagctggcccggggagctgctcccagtgctggggagaagctgtggGGGGAAGGAGCCACCCTGAGCTGgtcaggggctgctgctgagaggggctgggtggggcagggctgctcccagctccagaccagcctgggcacagctccggAGGATGCTTCCCAAAGAAGGTAAGCGAGGGATTGCTGTAAAGGTCAGGAGCGTTCCTGAGAGTGTTTCAATTTCCTACTTAGAGAAAGATGGGAATGTTGGGGTGGTGACAAAAAGTTTTTTgtactttttacatttttatatatttgtagCTCTCTAAATTACTATTATATAATTACAATACTATAATCCTTACTTAACTCTATTAAGCTCTTAACTGTATTAAACCACTATTATATTCTTATATAGCTTTAATTCTGAATTAAATCTAGTATGTTTCCTTACCTTTCTCTTAATAACCTGACTGTCTAAATATATTGCTAAAATGCTGTATAGTCCTATACTTTTATATAGTCCTGAAATACTATGTAGTCTTCTAGGAACTGGACATACaggaatattttgggttttgagAATGAGCAGAATATGAGCAGTCATTATAAAAAGTGAAGGCAAAGAAGCCTTTGGACCTACTCCAATGGGTTGACCCAGGGATGTGTAATTAGGGAAACTGAATCTCCTTTTGGATGTTCCTGTTAAATATCCTAATTAGTCAACCTTAATAAATCGTTGAAATCAAGAGCTGGGTGTGCCCAATCCTCACTGGGACACCTAGACGCTTTCCAAATGTCTCTTGATTTACTTTACTCTTCTAACACTGTtgcaaggggttttttttctctttgggttATAGACAACAGACGGATGAGAGAAGCAGAACAGGAATTGTaatctcagaatcacagaacattctgagttgaaagggacacaTAGGATAATCAAAGGAATGTTTGAACATTTACAGAGACTCCAGAACTGTAATTTTGGGTGGTCATTatctctgctgggagcctcccAAAGGGTCCTCAGCCACTCTCagccctggacagcagcagcatcacctctgcagggcccagcagggctctcctgagctgcccttgcccagctgcacacagagcctgccccagccagggccctgcacacaggcaggtttctgtagggccccagccagggcacacaggctgggatgggctctgtgagcgctggcagggacaaggctcctCTCAGGAGGCAATGTCCAGGCCCAGGGagatgctcagggaaggagaggggactgaagagagcagtgctggggcaggatgAGGGCACGGTTGGTGTGTGGGAGGTgccgggcacagctgggcagaggaacACTGTCCTGAGTGCCCGgctgtctctgccctgccctctcagGGACAGCACCACAACATCTCTTGGTTCTGCCCTGATATTGTCACTGttatctgctgctctcagggaggctctggcatttgcagcagctgagtcaggcactgcccttggcattcctgccaggcagggctgtccatgggaatggggtgtCCAAGCTTtcctggcacctgtggggctgtgggcaaagcagtccatgggaaaggggaatgagCTGAACCCCCTCCCTGAGATCCCAtcatgggcacagccagggatctccttgctgtgcccttccaagctctgagctgccctccTAGGtgcaaatctgtgccagagcctctgggAGTTCCCTGAATGTCCCAcggggaagggcagagctgccagagctgaggaaatgctgctgagTTTGCCAAGGGAGCCGTGGGTGTCCTTGGCACAAGGGGGTGCTGAGACCTTGCCCAGAGACCTTGAGAGAGGGTGAGACATTCAGGGATCCTCTGATCTGGGCAGTTCTGGTTTATCCCAGGGTGACTCAGGAGTGTGATTGTGCTCTGATTGCAGCCTAAGGTGcaaagccagagcagctgggaaaaaGCCCATCCAGCCCCCCATCTTCCCTCAGCCACAGGGAATCCTTTGCCTCTCTCATCTCGCAGTGGCAAACTCAGAGTGTAGCAGAAATGCTGGGGATTTCTGACGTCAGAGAGCCAGGAATGAAGGGTGGGGAGGAAGACAATTCCTAAAAAAACATCCTGCTATTCATGTCTTTTGGGATCGTGAATGCAGATGCTAGCAAGCCTGTCTGCATTAGAAGCGATTCCTCTGTCAAATCCTGAATATTCAGCCTTGTCCCTCTGCCCCATGGCCACAAATCCAggggaccagggcagggatggctcctTGAGAACCCCTAAGCACAGGCCTGGCTGCTCCCGGAAAACTCAGCCAGAACAACTGGGGCTCAGGCTGGGACATGGGTGAAGGTTTTACCAGAGCAGGAACAAGGCTACAGGGACAGTCTGTGGGGAATGGCCCAGGCTTGGCTCAAAGCAGCCCCTTCTGACTTGTAACTGTCGTTTCTCCATGAACAGGTCCCCATGCCCAGCcgcagcaaatgtccaacagcagctccatcagccacttcctcctgctggcattggcagacacgcggcagctgcagctcctgcacttctgcctcttgctgggcatctccctggctgccctcctggccaacggcctcatcatcagcgccataggctgcagccaccacctgcacacgcccatgttcttcttcctgctcaacctggccctcagtgacctgggctccatctgcaccactgtccccaaagccatgcacaattccctctgggacactaGCAACATCTCCTAcactggatgtgctgctcaggttTTTCTGCTGATCTTCTTCATGGGAGTAGAGTATTTTCTCCTGACcgtcatgtgctacgaccgctacgtgtccatctgcaaacccctgcactacgggaccctcctgggcagcagagcttgtgcccacatggcagcagctgcctgggccagtgcctttctcaatgctcttCTGCAAACAgtcaatacattttccctgcccctgtgccatggcaatgccctgggccagttcttctgtgaaatccctgCCATTCTTAAGCTTTCCTGCTCACACTCAAAGCTCAGGGAATTTGGGCTTCTTGTGTTTTCCATCTGTGTAacatttggttgttttgtgttcattgttttctcctatgtgcagatcttcagggctgtgctgaggatcccctctgagcagggatggcacaaagccttttccacatgcctccctcacctggctgtgctctcccttTTCCTCAGCACAGGCACATTTGCTCATCTGAAGCCTCCCTCCATatcctctccatccctggatctggccctgtcagttctgtactcagtggtgcccccagccctgaaCCCCGTCATttacagcctgaggaaccaggagctcaaggctgccgTGCGGACAATGATGACTGGATGCTTTCAGGAATATTAAATGTGCTGGCCAATTTCTGCCaatcacttgtaataaaagtCATCATTGATACTTCTTGTTGGTTTGGTTGTGGtggtattttttccttcattttagGTATTCATGTTGTCCACAAAGAAAAGCCATTCCTTGtgtcatttctcattttgtttctctccacgttccctgtggccacagactgtATCAATGAGGGGTTGCACTCTTGGTGGCTTTAAAGGAACTAAAGGATgtcccagcagagttttctgcagagatgcccttttgttgccttctctggagctgcagcagcaatgtctgaatgcagagctgggggcagatcagtgctggcacagcagctgtgcccagcagcagcagcagcacttggtgttgccagtgctgctgccgtggccctgccccactgccctggtggccctggtgttgctgcagggcctgagtgctctcggggccgggcacagtcctgggggtggcagtgccggggctgctgcagggacaggccatgggcactgctggggcagtgctgacccctcagcccagggcctgggggctccaggctccttgcccaggctctcaccagaacacggccaggccaatgctcagcacagaaaagccccgtgagcagccccaggctggccgtgggcaggctgggggcaaacagcatggctggggctctgcaagggccctggggcagatgggaaggagcagcagagcaggggctgatccatccccagttcactgcacagcccagggcagcgtcccaggcgTCCTCATgcagctgccaacaacatcccccctctgcagccctggcctctcccccagctcacacaggtgccccatccttgcaggcacagacacggcagcactggctcaggagctcctgtttgcattgcacagagcaggggtagcacccccatgctgttggtgtggggacatgaacctgagggagcacaaatgccatcagcccctggggccagcaagggctgggggacaccagggaaaccactcagctttgttcTGGCCTTGCAGTCAGACAGAAaatttgttcccatcagctgggagtttcctgtgccactgcagatgctgttgctcagagccagggctgcctgacAGCCACCttcaaactgccctgagcatttccttggcttcacctttgctttctttactctcCCTGCCACAAATTTCTTCCTATTGCCCACTCCAgtgggcccagaactggacataGCCCTTGAGGTGCTGCCcaaccagtgcccagcacaggggaagaatccctgccctgctcctgctggccacaccattcctgatccaggccaggagcatttGGCCTTCTTGTCCaactgggcacactgctggctcatgtccagcctgctgtccatcactgtccccaggtccctttctgcctggctgctctacagccactctgtccccagccggtagtgctgcaggggttgttgtggccaaagggCAGGACTTGTTAAACatcaccttgttggatttgggccctgAATGCAACCTGTCCAGGGCCCtttgcagagccctcctaccctccagcagatccacactcacacccatCTTGGTGCCATCTGCAAACTTGCTCATGATGGATTCAATCCCCTCATGCAGATCATCAATGCAGATATTGCGGTTCACGCTGGTTGGCTCTGACCCCTTGGCCATCCTGTGGGTTCCCCATAATTACACTCAGGGTGATCTGTTCCACAACCTTTCCtggcacccaggtcaggctgacaggcctggagttccccagcttctccttccagcccttcttggggatgggctcaccTTGGCACCTCCAGTCCCCTGggccctccctgctgagccagcactgatggtaaatgatggagagcagcttggggagctcacccacagctccctcatccccctgggatggatcccatctgatCCCATAtacctgtgagcatctgagtggctcagcaggtcaccaactgcttcctcctggattgCAGGaggctgttctgctccctgtgcccatctacCAGCTCAGGAGAACTCTTGTCCTGAGGGCAACCTGTTCTATTATTGAAAGATGAGACAGACACTGTGTTAAGTAACTTAGCCATTTCCTTATCTTTGGTTActatatttccttttccttactTTGGTTTCTATATTCTCCAATGCATCCAAAAAAGAGTAGAGGTTCTCCTTCTCCCTACttttgctattattttttttaaatttaaacaatttaatattgttatggtttgggcctgggaaagccagagcccccatgagtatACCCTCTACCTGATATCTGCTGTGAGATGAGAGCAGgcataagcaaagcaggctccagcttaaacataaagaaaagtttattaactaaactacacacaattactaaactacacacacacaaaaaaaaagaaatcacaaggagaatgaaaagtacacagaaacacttccccctcctcctccagatccCAACACAATTCATctcccaaaattatccacacTCGGTCTGGCATCACcctttagaaaatcaaatcttCAGCTTATGAAGAGTAGACGGAGTCCTTCCTTGTACCACGGACTTCTTGTCACAATTAGCACCGCCCGGAGTCCTGCTATCTCGTGACATCTCCTTTCCATGCCaaggtgctctcaccaccaggCATGGGATGAGGCAGAGGCCTGCTTTCAGGGTGGGCCTTTTTAAGGATGCCTCGTCTCGTTCCAAGCAGAGCACACTCTCATCTCTGGGACCTTTGTCCCCCCCATTTCTTctataccccctggggctgaggggtctCAACACCAAACTTTCCTGGCTCTGAGCCTCCGCTTCCCCCTGCAATGTAGCCTCTGTATCACTAGGAGACAGTCCATGGATTTacaacaaaagagtccagcaaagttgccactccatcttccccCATTTCTTCaacatctctctttctctttgccagacCCCCTTACTGGCctgtttcttccttcatcttccaCCCTTatccctttcctaggaaaggtaATGTTCCGTGAAGTTCTCACTATCCACAAGAGTTAAAAGCTCATCcaggcagctgggctgctcGCTgcccccccttctcctcccagccgTGCTGCCGGCACATGATATCAAGTTTCAAGATAACAgttccagcacaggctgcattcTCTCTCCGTCTccaaaaaaggggggggggggtaaaCAGGTCGCTCGATGCTCCCCCACCCTTCCACCGAATCCGGGCCTACCGTAGATGGGCCACgtggctttcccctcccccagcccagccagcaactgggccgggggagGGAGGCCCAACCCTTCACGCCGGAAATCCCAAGAGGGCTCTGAAGGAcaagagccctgcttttaactCCTTGGGTTTGTAGTCTCAAGAGGCGGATCCAATGCCCCACTGGTCAAACCAGGTGCCCATCTTAAAATCCGAACACCCATTGGTAACCACAGCAAAACAACATATCCCAGATGTCCTATTTCCGGTCAAACCACgacaaatattatttttacagAGGTGGCCAGGTTAAGCTCTAATTGAGCTTTCACTTCtcaacttttctttctgcataaCATAAGGACATCCTTAAACACTTCCTGAGTTGCTGGTCCTTTTTACCCTGAGTTCCCACAAAAGTTCCATGGGCAGCCAGGCCATATTGCCGGCCAGGGGCTATTTACAATTTACAAATAGGATGGGACTGCTAGCAACTTTCCTtaagctgttttatttttcagcatcagtctcattcaTGGTTatggcaatgggaagatgccatcagTTCACAGCCCAGGAAGCAGACAgagaacttaatgttacaacttattttaaaagtgttttgaccaatcacacaaagcaaaagcatattgacagtagttctatccaatcactttaagcacacgtacctttggttaaaaaaatgcttgcttatttcaaatacaatacctgcatgtaagccttaaaacacaatgcatagagctccattattaagcttcaaacttcctactatcttgctagataaacttctctgtagcttagggagttattctagacaagtgttaatacacagaccattgttctcTTTGTCTTTAGTTTTCTACTTTTTAGATAATTTTCCTGCTTACCTATTTCACGGTAACTGCTTAGCTCAAATCACAATTCCACTGTCTCAGTGGCCTGCCTTTTGACACTTTcaaaaaaccctctgattttatggattcccacatGGTCAGTAATTTTCCTTACCAGCTCATCTTTTGccacactggaacaggctgctcttCCCCCCTTAAGATTACTTTCTTGAAATGTGTCCATCCTTTTTGgacccctttgtttttaagggctgtttCCCTTCAATAAATCAGGACCTGATTTGGTACTCCCCAAATCAGCatcctaaacaggccaaagtctgcccttcctaattccagtgtagaagttttgttgctgcccctccttctttcacagaacattgaacacttgattatttcatggtcactgtgccccaggcagcctccgagccccacatctgccaccagTCCTTCTCTGTTTGtaaacagcagcagacagagctttccttggcagtgggagtgttaccaaaaatttggtaaaacagaaaactccttAACACCAATGTAGCATTAAGAAGCATCATTCTTTATTCAGCTGGATGCATGGGGGagagctcctcccaaagccGTGCATGCTGAGAACAGGAAagtttttgttaattttctgtattttgcacacaTATTCATTGATTTTCCCAGACTAAACATAAATATGACAATGGtttccccaaaatcattaacatatttctCCTCCCCTTTACCCATGCATTCTTCTGTCCTGGAGGtctctctggtggtccctggtgctCATGGACCCCAATGTTCCAGTGGGCCTGGCTGTGACATTGGTCACAAGGGTTgcaggtgaagagagaggcgagaatgttgatccatgatcagaaggcttgatttattattttattatatatatactacattataactgtactaaaagaaatagaagagaaaggttctcagaaggctagctaagctaagaatagaaaaaaaaaaaaggattaataacaaagatctgtgtctcaGAGAGAGAGCGAGACCCACCTCTACCATGactggtcagtaaatccaaacacccacaggagaccaatcacggatccacctgttgcattccacagcagcagataaccattgtttacatttgttgctgaaaaatctcagcttcagctggaaaaatcctaacgaaaggattttaatgaaaagatgtctgtgacacctggctgagctggcaggacactgaggctggtgaacttccagttccccttgtcacacaatgggcattgtgtggtttccatagatctggggttttggagaaaaagctccaggtgtcagctcaccTGGTGTACACAATTGATCATCTCGTAAcatgaggtcacagagtgggTTATGTGAGGTCATCAAGAACTATGACATGCTGTCTGACCATGACAGCAAGGACtgggattatccaggtcactgtggcctggATTGGGTTCCCCAtggcaggaaagatgtctggcagctggagcagggtctgggaagggcctccaaggtggggctggagcccttgggctgtgagcagaggctgagggagctgggcttgtgcAGCCTGGAGCAAGGAAGGCTGAagggctcctcatcccagcctggcagtgccagcgaggaggggatggagaacagagccaggctcttaACCAGAGGGCCTGGTGGGAGACAATGGGCAGAAGggttggatgagggaaatgTTGGGGAGGGGATAGGGACAAAgtgtgattgattgtcagcGATGAGGAgttttgattttcatatctgttcAAAATGCATTAGAAGGTGTTGGGGGCCAATATAAATTGGACATTGCTGATATCAACCTAAACTGGAAAAGACACTGAACAGGACAAAACAGTTCTCTCTTCATTGTTTTCAAAATAGTATATTCATTTTGAATACACTTCTGCAATGTGACTAATTAACCACAGAAGAATTAAAAACTTGAATGATTCCCAGAGATGTGACTTGTTTTGGTATTCTGAACAAATATTCATGagcttttctcactgaattcctga
This is a stretch of genomic DNA from Ammospiza caudacuta isolate bAmmCau1 unplaced genomic scaffold, bAmmCau1.pri scaffold_39, whole genome shotgun sequence. It encodes these proteins:
- the LOC131571892 gene encoding olfactory receptor 14C36-like — encoded protein: MSNSSSISHFLLLALADTRQLQLLHFCLLLGISLAALLANGLIISAIGCSHHLHTPMFFFLLNLALSDLGSICTTVPKAMHNSLWDTSNISYTGCAAQVFLLIFFMGVEYFLLTVMCYDRYVSICKPLHYGTLLGSRACAHMAAAAWASAFLNALLQTVNTFSLPLCHGNALGQFFCEIPAILKLSCSHSKLREFGLLVFSICVTFGCFVFIVFSYVQIFRAVLRIPSEQGWHKAFSTCLPHLAVLSLFLSTGTFAHLKPPSISSPSLDLALSVLYSVVPPALNPVIYSLRNQELKAAVRTMMTGCFQEY